The Echinicola rosea genome has a segment encoding these proteins:
- a CDS encoding 3-keto-disaccharide hydrolase, with protein MKYKILAVATAFLLNGTSCSPDKVTSEKAAAPEWQPLFNGQDLDGWIPKIHHHHTGENYRNTFRVEDEAILVSYDGYDEGFDERYGHLFYKQPFSTFHLKWEYRFTEEWLEDAPSYTYRNSGVMFHSQSPESILKEQDWPISVEYQMLAEAEAGVERPTGNMCSPGTEVYFEGEMDPRHCINSTSATYPWDEWVKADLIVFEDSLVIHMVNGDTVLRYTKPQIGGEVAHGFDPAVKVDGELLTEGYIGLQSEGQGVMFRQIQIKDLSVAD; from the coding sequence ATGAAATACAAGATTTTGGCAGTGGCAACTGCCTTTTTATTAAACGGGACCTCTTGCTCTCCCGATAAGGTGACATCCGAAAAAGCAGCAGCGCCGGAATGGCAACCCCTCTTTAATGGCCAGGATCTTGATGGATGGATACCCAAAATCCACCACCACCATACAGGTGAAAATTATCGGAATACCTTTCGGGTGGAGGATGAGGCTATTTTGGTCAGCTATGACGGCTATGATGAGGGATTTGATGAACGCTATGGACATTTGTTTTACAAACAGCCTTTTTCCACTTTTCATTTGAAATGGGAATACCGGTTTACGGAAGAATGGCTGGAAGATGCGCCGAGCTACACCTACAGAAACAGCGGCGTAATGTTCCATTCCCAATCCCCTGAAAGTATTTTGAAAGAGCAGGACTGGCCTATTTCAGTAGAATACCAAATGCTGGCAGAAGCTGAGGCCGGAGTGGAGCGGCCCACAGGGAATATGTGTTCACCGGGTACAGAAGTATATTTTGAAGGCGAGATGGATCCGAGGCACTGTATTAATTCCACCTCAGCGACCTACCCTTGGGACGAATGGGTGAAGGCAGATTTGATTGTTTTCGAAGATTCACTGGTGATCCATATGGTCAACGGCGATACCGTGCTGCGATACACCAAACCACAAATTGGCGGTGAAGTGGCCCATGGGTTTGATCCGGCGGTCAAAGTGGACGGGGAGCTTTTGACAGAAGGCTACATCGGACTCCAGTCGGAAGGCCAAGGAGTGATGTTCAGGCAAATTCAAATCAAAGACCTGTCCGTAGCCGATTAG
- a CDS encoding RagB/SusD family nutrient uptake outer membrane protein, with product MKKHIKLFFSGLCLMGVLSGCGEDFLDEEVLDSYAPEVLDDKLGFEAAVIGLHYQYGTMFTTTDDQTIRGVWQLGTDIAWAPAGRSNGDARPHFDYAVLNSLDNAARKIWGSYYRLINNANILIQSTSGDPVAGVTAEEMAVFRAEAKFFRALAYHNLVTHFGDVPLLTEPLSAPKTDFVRTTVAEVDNVVLEDLLEAVEFLPQIGDAADDGRANKEMARQLLAEVYLRRGEDANAEAQCTEIINSGRLSLVRERYGVRSNDPGDAFSDMFLFGNQRRSQGNTEGIWVLEAENPADVVGGSSGAPQQRRVWVASYHDIPGMHPSDTTGGRGIARMRLNNWVIYDLYEDNDMRNSKFSLKRTLYFNNPESRYDAIRGQEVPYGEDAEFTLSDGSSLKIFAADTIYKYVPYTLKWGQYDERDNFGWGMWKDFILMRLGETYLLRAEARMKQGNLDGAAADINVLRDRAHADMVSASDIDLDFILDERVRELLAEENRRKTLVRTGTLVERAKRLTGEEPLVDGALETTNGLTEDHLLMPIPQTEIDLNKDAELTQNAGY from the coding sequence ATGAAAAAACATATAAAACTATTCTTCAGTGGCCTGTGTTTGATGGGCGTTTTGTCCGGATGTGGCGAAGACTTTCTGGACGAAGAAGTATTGGACAGCTATGCGCCAGAGGTGCTGGACGACAAGCTGGGCTTTGAAGCTGCTGTGATTGGATTGCATTACCAGTATGGTACCATGTTTACCACCACTGATGATCAAACCATCCGCGGTGTATGGCAGCTGGGTACGGACATCGCGTGGGCACCTGCAGGACGTTCAAATGGCGATGCAAGGCCGCATTTTGATTATGCCGTGCTGAACTCTCTTGACAACGCGGCGCGTAAGATATGGGGTTCTTACTACAGACTGATCAATAATGCCAATATCCTGATCCAAAGTACTTCTGGAGACCCGGTGGCAGGCGTAACAGCTGAGGAGATGGCTGTATTCAGGGCCGAAGCTAAATTCTTTCGTGCATTGGCTTATCACAATTTGGTCACCCATTTTGGTGATGTACCCTTGTTGACAGAACCATTATCAGCACCCAAGACGGACTTTGTACGGACCACTGTGGCTGAGGTGGATAATGTCGTCTTGGAAGATTTACTGGAGGCAGTAGAATTTCTGCCCCAAATTGGTGATGCTGCAGACGATGGGCGTGCCAATAAGGAAATGGCCCGACAGCTACTGGCGGAAGTGTACCTGAGAAGAGGAGAAGATGCTAACGCAGAAGCACAATGTACTGAGATCATCAATAGCGGCAGGTTGAGCTTGGTGAGGGAGAGGTACGGCGTCCGTTCTAATGATCCTGGTGATGCCTTTTCTGATATGTTCCTTTTTGGAAACCAACGTAGAAGCCAAGGGAATACCGAAGGAATTTGGGTATTGGAGGCAGAAAATCCAGCCGATGTTGTGGGAGGAAGCTCAGGAGCACCTCAGCAGCGAAGGGTTTGGGTAGCTTCTTATCACGATATCCCAGGAATGCATCCATCTGATACCACTGGAGGCAGGGGGATTGCCAGAATGAGACTGAACAATTGGGTGATTTACGACCTCTACGAGGATAACGACATGAGGAATTCTAAGTTTAGCCTTAAGCGGACCTTGTATTTTAACAATCCAGAATCAAGGTATGATGCGATCAGGGGGCAAGAAGTACCTTATGGTGAAGATGCGGAATTTACACTCAGCGATGGTTCTTCTTTGAAGATCTTTGCCGCCGATACCATTTATAAATACGTTCCTTATACCCTTAAATGGGGCCAGTATGATGAGCGGGACAACTTTGGCTGGGGGATGTGGAAGGATTTTATCCTCATGAGATTAGGTGAAACATACCTGCTAAGGGCAGAAGCAAGGATGAAGCAAGGAAACCTGGACGGTGCTGCCGCTGATATCAATGTCCTACGCGATCGGGCCCATGCTGATATGGTGAGTGCATCGGATATTGACTTGGATTTTATTCTTGACGAAAGGGTAAGAGAGTTGTTGGCAGAGGAAAACAGACGGAAAACACTCGTACGTACCGGCACATTGGTGGAGCGGGCCAAAAGGCTCACTGGTGAGGAACCTTTGGTAGATGGAGCCCTGGAGACGACCAATGGGCTGACCGAAGATCATCTTTTGATGCCCATTCCGCAGACGGAGATTGATCTGAACAAAGATGCAGAGCTGACGCAAAACGCCGGCTATTGA